A single Alosa sapidissima isolate fAloSap1 chromosome 17, fAloSap1.pri, whole genome shotgun sequence DNA region contains:
- the LOC121688815 gene encoding U2 snRNP-associated SURP motif-containing protein isoform X5 has product MIEFVVREGPMFEAMIMNREISNPMYRFLFENQSPAHVYYRWKLYSILQGEAPTKWRTDDFRMFKNGSLWRPPPLNPYMHGSAEDEEEEEEEQEPGKKGCLKEDERDKLEEMLRGLTPRRGDIAEAMLFCLSHAEAAEEIVECITESLSILKTPLPKKIARLYLVSDVLYNSSAKVANASYYRKYFETKLGQIFADLQATYKTIQGHLQSENFKQRVMACFRAWEDWAVYPDPFLIRLQNIFLGLVNLTAEKEPPVVTAVIPEPEPVEEIDGAPIGEELDGAPLEDVDGVPIDGGVIMDGDPLDGAPLDDLDGVPIKAMEEDIDGVPFDQSAAKAAAFKVAPSKWEAVDESELQAQAVTTSKWEIFEQPEEKKAEDNSDEDSRSARSEEQQMFSNPTRDEHNDAKTKISEMNEEKRSKLREIELKVMKFQDELESGKRPKKSGQGIQEQVELYRDKLLQKEKEKEKLEREKEKEKKEKEKTESRSKDTKKEKEKEDSPPAKKERKRRHSGSPSPPRGSSSRRRSPSPRSERSERSERSERSERSYPKEVSRSRSSHTDSPRSTTKKSSKRSPSSPRTPKRSRKSRSRTPKKSTKKSRSRSRSPHRSHKKSKKSKH; this is encoded by the exons ATGATCGAGTTTGTGGTGCGTGAAGGGCCCATGTTTGAAGCTATGATCATGAATCGGGAGATCAGTAACCCGATGTACAG GTTTCTCTTTGAAAACCAGAGCCCTGCTCATGTGTATTACCGATGGAAGCTGTACAGCATTTTacag GGGGAAGCTCCCACGAAATGGAGGACGGATGACTTCCGGATGTTCAAGAATGGTTCTTTATGGCGGCCTCCACCACTCAACCCGTACATGCATGGTAGcgcagaggatgaggaggaggaggaggaagagcaggagcCTGGCAAGAAAGGCTGCTTGAAGGAAGA tgaGAGGGATAAACTGGAGGAGATGTTGAGGGGCCTGACCCCCAGGAGAGGTGATATTGCTGAGGCCATGCTGTTCTGCCTGAGTCACGCCGAGGCTGCTGAGGAGATCGTGGAGTGCATCACAGAATCCCTCTCCATCCTCAAAACCCCTCTGCCCAAAAAG attgcACGGTTATATTTAGTATCTGATGTGCTGTATAATTCCTCTGCAAAAGTGGCCAATGCATCCTACTACAGAAAATA CTTTGAAACCAAACTAGGTCAGATATTCGCAGACCTCCAGGCCACATACAAGACGATACAGGGCCACCTACAGTCAGAAAACTTCAAG CAAAGAGTGATGGCCTGTTTCCGGGCATGGGAGGATTGGGCGGTCTACCCAGATCCCTTCCTCATCAGACTGCAGAACATCTTCCTGGGTTTGGTGAACCTCACAGCCGAAAAGGAGCCTCCTGTAGTGACAGCAGTGATACCAGAG CCTGAACCGGTAGAAGAGATTGATGGTGCGCCTATAGGTGAGGAGCTGGATGGTGCACCACTAGAGGATGTGGATGGAGTACCCATAGACGGTGGCGTTATTATGGACGGAGACCCTCTGGATGGAGCACCCCTGGACGACTTGGATGGTGTTCCCATCAAGGCGATGGAAGAAGACATAGATGGAGTTCCTT TTGATCAGTCAGCAGCAAAAGCAGCAGCGTTCAAGGTGGCCCCGTCTAAATGGGAAGCAGTGGATGAGTCGGAATTGCAGGCCCAAG CTGTCACTACATCAAAATGGGAGATCTTCGAGCAGCCCGAGGAGAAAAA GGCTGAGGACAACAGCGATGAGGACTCAAGGAGTGCCCGCTCTGAGGAGCAGCAGATGTTCTCCAACCCCACAAGGGATGAGCACAACGACGCCAAGACCAAAATCTCAGAGATGAATGAGGAGAAGCGTTCCAAACTGCGCGAGATTGAA CTTAAGGTGATGAAGTTCCAGGATGAACTGGAATCAGGCAAGCGGCCCAAGAAATCTGGCCAGGGCATCCAGGAACAGGTGGAGCTCTACCGAGACAAGCTGCTACAGAAA gaaaaggagaaggagaaactggaaagggagaaagagaaggagaagaaagagaaagaaaagacagagagccGCTCAAAGGACAccaagaaggagaaggagaaggaggactcCCCTCCGGCGAAAAAAGAGAG GAAACGGCGGCACAGCGGATCTCCCAGCCCTCCGCGGGGTAGCAGCAGCCGGCGGCGGTCCCCCTCCCCTCGCTCGGAACGCTCAGAGCGGTCGGAGAGGTCGGAACGGTCAGAGCGATCGTATCCAAAGGAAGTGTCACGGTCACGGTCTTCTCACACAGACTCCCCACGGTCCACCACCAAGAAGTCCTCCAAAAG gTCTCCCTCATCTCCTAGAACTCCAAAGCGATCCCGAAAGTCGCGCTCACGAACGCCTAAGAAATCCACCAAGAAATCCCGCTCCAGATCCCGTTCCCCACACCGTTCGCACAAGAAGTCGAAGAAGAGTAAACACTGA